A single genomic interval of Paracoccus aerodenitrificans harbors:
- a CDS encoding nucleotidyltransferase family protein produces MTPLSSIAMSAYTDLVRLLKDDALSGVEGKPTLKERGDKAYWYAARRVGTEMRFIYIGEDSDETRARINRIEELRSTAKDRQAERSRLVRLLRAEGMTPTDRATGSILSAMAAAGTFRLGGTIVGTNAFRLYEGELGIRLPIGGMANTGDIDIAQFEKLSVALQDQVDPGLAETFSALKFDPLPALDQGRTWRWAQGGSGQLVEFLTPAFGDETIRDLPALGVNAQGLNYLNFLIAEPIHAAAIYRSGVLVQVPRPERYAIHKLIIADRRRDGAGSLKSAKDREQAAFLIAAMVEDRPDDLARAYATALEVGPRWREHIGNSLKRMPETKLILDGLGV; encoded by the coding sequence AAGAGCGCGGCGACAAGGCCTATTGGTATGCCGCGCGGCGCGTCGGAACCGAGATGCGGTTCATCTATATCGGCGAGGACAGTGACGAGACGCGTGCACGTATCAACCGGATTGAGGAGCTGCGCTCGACCGCCAAGGATCGGCAGGCGGAACGGTCTCGGCTTGTCCGCCTCTTGCGCGCCGAAGGCATGACCCCCACCGACCGGGCAACCGGGTCCATCCTGTCGGCGATGGCGGCAGCCGGGACTTTCCGTTTGGGTGGCACCATCGTTGGAACCAATGCGTTTCGCCTCTATGAAGGCGAGCTTGGTATCCGTCTGCCCATTGGCGGTATGGCCAACACCGGCGACATCGACATCGCCCAGTTCGAAAAGCTGAGCGTGGCGCTGCAAGATCAGGTTGACCCGGGTCTGGCGGAGACCTTCTCGGCGCTCAAATTTGATCCCCTACCGGCCCTTGACCAAGGCCGGACCTGGCGATGGGCCCAGGGTGGCAGTGGCCAGTTGGTCGAGTTCCTCACACCGGCGTTCGGGGATGAGACCATTCGTGATCTGCCAGCATTGGGCGTGAATGCCCAAGGATTGAACTATCTCAACTTCCTGATTGCCGAACCGATCCACGCGGCGGCGATCTATCGTTCCGGCGTTCTGGTGCAAGTGCCGCGCCCGGAGAGATACGCGATCCATAAACTGATCATCGCGGATCGGCGGCGGGACGGGGCGGGGAGCCTCAAGTCTGCCAAGGACCGCGAGCAGGCGGCTTTCCTGATCGCGGCGATGGTCGAGGACCGGCCCGATGATCTGGCCCGCGCCTATGCCACTGCGCTGGAGGTTGGCCCACGCTGGCGCGAGCACATCGGCAACTCGCTGAAGCGGATGCCTGAGACGAAACTAATCCTCGACGGGTTGGGAGTGTGA
- a CDS encoding helix-turn-helix domain-containing protein translates to MSRSKRLTDADRMEIVREAAEGVSTSVLAERFGVSVRAIQYTLKADAERQTDAAIPVSAVSVKVTAAELAALDEVLAKAGIESRAEGLRRLIQAAGGVFVPDAQMAAEMARYRASLHEVGNGVGQIAKQMTRANRMGQGAVGGTSAEFTELRLAQMRGLARFILDSADEIDLLLRRRRDAMQLEATAVLREFAHAAE, encoded by the coding sequence ATGTCGCGCTCAAAACGTCTCACAGATGCGGACCGCATGGAGATCGTTCGCGAAGCTGCGGAAGGCGTTTCCACTTCAGTGCTGGCGGAACGGTTTGGCGTTTCGGTGCGGGCGATCCAGTACACGCTCAAAGCCGATGCCGAGCGCCAGACGGATGCCGCAATTCCGGTCTCAGCGGTCAGTGTGAAAGTGACGGCCGCGGAGCTGGCGGCGCTCGACGAGGTGTTGGCGAAGGCGGGGATCGAGAGCCGTGCCGAGGGGCTCAGGCGGCTCATTCAGGCGGCGGGCGGGGTGTTCGTTCCAGACGCGCAGATGGCAGCAGAGATGGCGCGCTACCGCGCCTCTCTACACGAGGTCGGCAATGGGGTCGGGCAGATCGCCAAGCAGATGACGCGGGCCAACCGGATGGGGCAGGGGGCCGTGGGGGGCACGAGTGCCGAGTTCACCGAATTGCGCCTTGCGCAGATGCGCGGGCTGGCGCGGTTCATTCTCGATTCCGCGGACGAGATCGATCTGCTTCTGCGCCGCCGTCGAGACGCGATGCAGCTCGAGGCCACGGCCGTGCTGAGGGAGTTTGCCCATGCGGCTGAATGA
- a CDS encoding relaxase/mobilization nuclease domain-containing protein, translating into MRLNDAVHAVTGEVFRDGWSRIRGSMQGLHVAKQSQLVRAAAGHRPAVFKAIRGGGTHTKSQLMNQLDYLTTKSTHIVDSSGFLDGKAKLEAGDIKDLTERFAKRWDAGFKPKLGQTTHMLMSFPIGTRGEDVRDIATDVAERVFQTDEGHFDYIIAVHEDRDHPHAHLVLNRRSQEGEFFFLGRNHRFNYDDFRLAMVEEAEKYGVRLEATRRVERGVVHYPAPTREVYAAKEEGRAPRERERVGADLTRTLAQIANTRTVYHSLAAEASREAREDIAAALFRAGEVLAHGGQVDRTGDVYMAEDQSFEDLRSLYAEKLARVQGMIAEKSDAERPVLEKRLIEIQTQVQHMQPLGLRSSTLSETPSEGGIYSEANIDASQLARLATPDLRSRIDAALHGTGISTSEVVARIETGASNAALEHQWIADDLSKVAEARDLNLERRADLEQARDSLNDVHVALGTLLERENVLRRDGVMEAESVSERFHYHEGAVRAMEGTIRQEMRAEGLTAQQIEDRDWEVVSRAERRIETEQRAYLEAHPDLLARPGDVIDRSEPYRETITDAARAGEIARDVDRIMEGRDLRVPVADAVTDDLRARYPDMPSHLARGLGATYAAVVEIRDTEAINQVRRETDMRDELGFGTRDDVLATPEETAPQSDRADRLSSEIARVLDHERAGELSAPFETEAERDAFREEIARVLDDRQLERLTSGDADALDKVLEDRLDRLYVAKVYLQSDAATANTEALRQVVDDLADTEYEKHRATDVDGETERGQVH; encoded by the coding sequence ATGCGGCTGAATGATGCCGTCCATGCCGTCACGGGCGAGGTCTTCCGGGATGGCTGGAGCCGGATCCGGGGCTCGATGCAGGGGCTGCATGTCGCCAAGCAGAGCCAGCTTGTGCGCGCGGCGGCAGGGCATCGGCCAGCCGTCTTCAAGGCGATCCGGGGCGGCGGCACGCATACCAAATCGCAGCTGATGAACCAGCTCGATTACCTCACCACCAAGTCCACGCATATCGTGGACAGTAGCGGGTTCCTGGATGGCAAGGCGAAGCTCGAGGCGGGTGACATCAAGGATCTGACTGAGCGCTTCGCCAAGCGGTGGGATGCGGGCTTCAAACCCAAGCTGGGCCAGACCACCCATATGCTCATGTCCTTCCCTATCGGCACGCGCGGCGAGGATGTGCGTGACATCGCGACGGATGTGGCCGAGCGGGTCTTCCAAACCGACGAAGGTCATTTCGATTACATCATCGCGGTGCATGAGGATCGCGATCACCCGCATGCGCATCTGGTGCTGAACCGCCGCTCGCAGGAAGGCGAGTTCTTCTTTCTGGGGCGCAACCATCGCTTCAACTATGACGACTTCCGCCTCGCCATGGTCGAAGAGGCGGAGAAGTATGGTGTGCGCCTAGAGGCCACACGGCGGGTGGAGCGCGGGGTTGTGCATTACCCGGCCCCTACCCGCGAGGTTTATGCGGCGAAAGAAGAGGGTCGCGCGCCCCGCGAGCGGGAACGTGTAGGGGCCGACTTGACGCGAACGCTGGCCCAGATCGCCAACACCAGAACTGTCTACCATTCGCTTGCCGCGGAAGCCTCCCGCGAGGCCCGCGAGGATATTGCCGCGGCCCTCTTCCGCGCAGGCGAGGTGCTGGCGCATGGCGGGCAGGTGGACCGAACAGGAGATGTGTATATGGCCGAGGATCAAAGTTTCGAGGATCTGAGAAGCCTCTATGCGGAGAAGCTGGCGCGGGTGCAGGGCATGATCGCCGAGAAGTCTGACGCGGAACGTCCCGTGCTGGAAAAACGTCTCATCGAGATCCAGACGCAGGTCCAGCACATGCAGCCTCTCGGTTTGCGATCATCCACGCTGTCAGAGACCCCCTCGGAGGGCGGGATCTATTCCGAGGCCAATATTGACGCCAGCCAGCTCGCGCGTCTGGCTACGCCCGACTTGAGATCGCGGATTGACGCGGCACTACACGGCACCGGGATCAGCACATCGGAAGTGGTGGCCCGGATCGAGACGGGCGCCTCAAATGCAGCGCTCGAGCATCAATGGATCGCAGATGATCTTTCCAAGGTGGCCGAGGCGCGCGATCTCAACCTTGAGCGCCGCGCCGATCTGGAACAGGCGCGCGACAGTCTCAACGATGTGCATGTCGCGCTCGGCACGCTTCTGGAGCGCGAGAACGTGCTGCGCCGGGATGGCGTCATGGAAGCGGAATCGGTCAGCGAGCGGTTCCATTATCATGAGGGCGCGGTCCGGGCGATGGAAGGGACAATCCGTCAGGAGATGCGCGCAGAGGGCCTGACAGCGCAGCAGATCGAGGACCGGGACTGGGAGGTTGTCTCAAGGGCGGAGCGCCGGATCGAGACCGAGCAGCGCGCATATCTCGAGGCACACCCGGACTTGCTCGCACGTCCCGGCGATGTGATCGACCGGTCTGAGCCCTACAGGGAGACCATCACCGATGCGGCCCGCGCCGGCGAAATCGCCCGCGATGTCGACCGGATCATGGAGGGGCGCGACCTCCGCGTGCCCGTTGCAGATGCTGTCACGGATGACTTGCGCGCGCGCTATCCGGACATGCCGTCCCACCTCGCCCGCGGGCTTGGCGCGACCTATGCCGCCGTCGTCGAGATACGCGACACAGAGGCCATCAATCAGGTCCGCCGCGAAACCGATATGCGCGACGAACTCGGGTTTGGAACGCGCGACGACGTCCTCGCAACCCCCGAAGAAACTGCGCCGCAGTCTGACCGTGCCGACCGCCTCTCAAGCGAGATTGCGCGTGTTTTGGACCATGAGCGGGCCGGGGAGCTGTCCGCACCCTTCGAGACCGAGGCGGAGCGGGACGCCTTCCGCGAGGAGATCGCGCGGGTGCTGGATGACCGCCAACTTGAGCGGCTCACATCCGGCGATGCCGATGCGCTGGACAAGGTTCTCGAGGACCGCCTCGACCGGCTTTATGTCGCCAAGGTCTACCTGCAATCGGATGCAGCAACGGCCAACACGGAGGCCTTGCGCCAGGTGGTCGATGATCTTGCCGACACCGAATACGAAAAACACCGCGCGACAGACGTGGATGGCGAGACCGAGCGGGGTCAGGTCCATTGA